A window of Phyllobacterium sp. T1293 contains these coding sequences:
- a CDS encoding NADH-ubiquinone dehydrogenase: protein MPDNKTDKKPGADWSAVMPKQIVPAANLLTPPMGAIAAASVLSLGIASQMWGLWAGALAGVLDANTKLKPLGTAPETDAKQASDVAELKTIIRKKSVETAPKAVAVTAADVPVTGSTAPVKLVATEKSVVPDDLKRISGVGPKLEKVLNGLGVYTYAQIAAWSAQEVARIDDHLKFGGRIVRDEWTAQAKALQTPSGEH from the coding sequence ATGCCGGATAACAAGACAGACAAGAAACCGGGCGCAGACTGGTCGGCAGTGATGCCGAAGCAGATCGTTCCGGCTGCCAATCTGCTGACGCCGCCCATGGGTGCGATAGCGGCTGCGTCTGTTTTGAGTCTCGGTATTGCAAGCCAGATGTGGGGCTTATGGGCCGGCGCGCTGGCCGGTGTGCTTGATGCCAATACAAAATTGAAGCCGCTGGGCACTGCGCCTGAGACTGACGCCAAACAAGCATCAGATGTTGCTGAATTGAAGACGATCATACGCAAGAAGTCCGTGGAAACTGCTCCGAAAGCCGTTGCCGTCACGGCTGCTGACGTTCCGGTCACTGGTTCCACTGCGCCGGTAAAGCTGGTTGCTACGGAAAAATCTGTTGTGCCTGATGATCTGAAACGGATTTCGGGTGTAGGTCCAAAGCTGGAAAAGGTTCTGAACGGCCTTGGTGTCTACACCTACGCGCAGATTGCGGCGTGGTCGGCGCAAGAAGTCGCCCGGATTGATGACCATTTGAAGTTTGGCGGACGTATCGTGCGGGATGAGTGGACGGCGCAGGCCAAAGCTCTTCAGACCCCATCAGGAGAGCATTGA
- the nuoL gene encoding NADH-quinone oxidoreductase subunit L yields the protein MLYLAIVFLPLLGFLIAGLFGSAIGAKASEYVTTGLMIVVAVLSWIAFTTVALGHGEAFKVPVLHWVESGSLSFDWALRIDTLTAVMLIVVNTVSALVHTYSIGYMHHDPHRPRFFAYLSLFTFAMLMLVTGDNLVQMFFGWEGVGLASYLLIGFWFKKPSANAAAMKAFIVNRVGDFGFLLGIFSLFVLFDTVQFDTLFQSAASYLPAEGAGDGKVVLNFLGYALGKQEAITVACLLLFMGAMGKSAQFLLHTWLPDAMEGPTPVSALIHAATMVTAGVFMVARLSPIFELSHTALIVVTFVGATTAFFAATVGLVQNDIKRVIAYSTCSQLGYMFVALGLGAYGAAIFHLFTHAFFKALLFLGAGSVIHAVSDEQDMRNMGGLRKLIPQTYWMMVIGTIALTGLGIPGTAIGTAGFFSKDAIIESAYASTSPAATYAFVLLVIAALFTSFYSWRLIFMTFHGKPRASHDVMHHVHESPYVMLVPLFILAIGALFAGVVFREYFFGHEYAEFWKGALFTGKENEILELHHHVPALVAASPFLAMLAGFILAWIFYIRSPETPKRLAEQHRGLYQFLLNKWYFDELYDFLFVRPAKALGKFLWKKGDGWLIDGHGPDGISARVVDITNRVVRLQTGYLYHYAFAMLIGVAALVTWMMLGSNF from the coding sequence ATGCTGTATCTGGCGATTGTCTTCCTTCCGCTGCTCGGCTTTCTGATCGCGGGGCTCTTCGGCTCGGCTATCGGCGCAAAGGCGAGCGAGTATGTCACCACCGGTCTGATGATCGTGGTTGCGGTCCTCTCATGGATTGCTTTCACGACCGTAGCGCTCGGCCATGGCGAAGCATTTAAGGTTCCGGTCCTGCACTGGGTTGAATCGGGCTCGCTGAGCTTTGACTGGGCCTTGCGCATCGATACGCTGACTGCCGTCATGCTGATCGTCGTCAATACGGTGTCGGCGCTCGTCCATACCTATTCGATCGGCTATATGCATCACGATCCGCATCGGCCCCGCTTCTTTGCCTATCTGTCGCTCTTCACCTTTGCGATGTTGATGCTGGTAACGGGCGACAATCTGGTTCAGATGTTCTTCGGCTGGGAAGGCGTGGGCCTTGCCTCCTACCTGCTCATCGGTTTCTGGTTCAAGAAGCCCTCGGCCAATGCTGCGGCGATGAAAGCTTTCATCGTCAACCGCGTCGGCGATTTTGGTTTCCTTCTTGGCATTTTCTCGCTGTTCGTCCTGTTCGATACCGTTCAGTTTGATACGCTGTTCCAATCCGCTGCCTCCTATCTTCCGGCAGAAGGAGCAGGGGACGGCAAGGTTGTCCTGAATTTCCTTGGCTATGCCTTGGGCAAACAGGAAGCGATCACGGTTGCCTGTCTGCTGCTGTTCATGGGCGCGATGGGTAAATCAGCACAGTTTCTGCTGCACACCTGGCTGCCTGACGCCATGGAAGGCCCGACGCCGGTTTCCGCACTCATCCACGCCGCAACAATGGTTACGGCAGGTGTGTTCATGGTTGCCCGCCTGTCGCCGATTTTCGAACTGTCGCACACGGCTTTGATCGTCGTCACATTTGTTGGCGCAACCACGGCCTTCTTTGCGGCAACGGTTGGTCTTGTCCAGAACGACATCAAGCGCGTCATCGCCTATTCGACCTGCTCGCAGCTCGGTTATATGTTTGTGGCGCTTGGTCTTGGTGCCTATGGCGCCGCCATTTTCCACCTGTTCACACACGCTTTTTTCAAAGCGCTGCTGTTCCTTGGTGCAGGTTCCGTCATTCATGCGGTTTCCGATGAACAGGACATGCGCAATATGGGTGGTCTGCGCAAGCTGATCCCGCAAACCTACTGGATGATGGTCATCGGCACGATCGCCCTGACCGGCCTTGGTATTCCCGGCACGGCTATCGGTACTGCTGGCTTTTTCTCCAAGGATGCGATCATTGAATCGGCCTATGCGTCGACAAGCCCGGCTGCCACTTATGCCTTCGTCCTGCTTGTGATTGCCGCGCTGTTCACCAGCTTCTATTCATGGCGCCTGATTTTCATGACATTCCATGGCAAGCCACGCGCCTCGCACGATGTCATGCATCATGTGCATGAATCGCCCTATGTCATGCTGGTGCCGCTGTTCATCCTTGCCATCGGTGCGCTGTTTGCCGGTGTTGTCTTCCGCGAATACTTCTTCGGACATGAATATGCCGAGTTCTGGAAGGGCGCGCTGTTCACAGGCAAGGAAAACGAGATTCTGGAACTGCATCACCATGTTCCAGCGCTTGTAGCTGCCTCGCCATTCCTGGCGATGCTGGCTGGCTTCATCCTCGCTTGGATCTTCTACATCCGCTCGCCGGAAACACCGAAGCGTCTGGCCGAGCAGCATCGCGGTCTCTACCAGTTCCTGCTCAACAAGTGGTACTTTGACGAACTCTACGACTTCCTGTTCGTGCGTCCGGCAAAGGCTCTTGGCAAGTTCCTGTGGAAGAAGGGCGATGGCTGGCTCATTGACGGCCATGGTCCGGACGGGATTTCTGCCCGGGTTGTCGATATCACCAACCGCGTGGTGCGCCTGCAGACCGGTTACCTCTATCATTATGCGTTCGCGATGCTCATTGGGGTCGCCGCACTCGTCACGTGGATGATGCTCGGGAGCAACTTCTGA
- a CDS encoding NADH-quinone oxidoreductase subunit M gives MTDWPILSTVTFLPLVGALLILLIRDDSESARRNIRNVALWTTVITFLLSLPIWYYFDKGHAGFQFVEKLAWLDSGISYHMGVDGISMLFVILTTFLMPLCILASWEAIQTRVKEYMIAFLVLETLMIGVFCALDIVLFYVFFEAVLVPMFIIIGVWGGKRRVYASFKFFLYTLLGSVLMLIAIMAMYWQAGTTDIPTLLAHSFPVSMQTWLWLAFFASFAVKMPMWPVHTWLPDAHVEAPTAASAILAGILLKLGGYGFLRFSLPMFPIASADFAPLIYTLSVVAIVYTSLVALMQEDIKKLIAYSSVAHMGYVTMGIFAANEQGIQGALFQMLSHGLVSAALFLCVGVVYDRTHTREISAYGGLVNNMPKYAVVFLILTMANVGLPGTSGFIGEFLTLLGVFRVNTWVALFATTGVIFSAAYALWLYRRVVFGSLDKESLKSLLDMSPREKLVVYPLVILTIFYGVYPMPVFDATASSVHALINQYNNALSAAATLALK, from the coding sequence ATGACCGACTGGCCAATTCTCTCGACTGTTACCTTCCTGCCATTGGTCGGTGCGCTCCTGATCCTTCTGATCCGGGACGACAGTGAATCCGCGCGGCGCAATATCCGCAATGTGGCACTGTGGACCACGGTCATCACATTCCTCTTGTCCCTGCCGATCTGGTACTATTTCGACAAGGGCCATGCCGGTTTCCAGTTCGTGGAAAAGCTTGCCTGGCTCGACTCCGGAATTTCCTATCATATGGGCGTGGACGGCATTTCGATGCTGTTCGTTATCCTGACGACATTCCTGATGCCGCTTTGCATCCTTGCCAGCTGGGAAGCGATCCAGACCCGCGTCAAGGAATACATGATTGCCTTCCTCGTGCTCGAAACACTGATGATCGGTGTGTTCTGTGCGCTGGATATCGTGCTGTTCTACGTATTCTTCGAAGCCGTGCTGGTGCCGATGTTCATCATCATTGGTGTCTGGGGTGGCAAGCGCCGCGTTTATGCCAGCTTCAAGTTCTTCCTCTACACGCTGCTCGGCTCCGTGCTGATGCTGATCGCCATCATGGCCATGTACTGGCAGGCTGGCACGACGGACATTCCGACACTGCTGGCACATTCTTTCCCTGTGTCCATGCAGACATGGCTGTGGCTGGCATTCTTCGCGTCCTTCGCTGTGAAAATGCCGATGTGGCCTGTGCATACATGGTTGCCGGATGCGCACGTGGAAGCACCGACAGCGGCATCCGCCATTCTGGCCGGTATCCTGTTGAAGCTCGGCGGCTATGGTTTCCTGCGCTTCTCCCTGCCGATGTTCCCGATTGCTTCGGCTGATTTTGCTCCGTTGATCTACACCCTCTCGGTTGTTGCCATCGTCTACACGTCCTTGGTTGCGCTGATGCAGGAAGACATCAAGAAGCTGATCGCCTATTCCTCCGTCGCCCACATGGGCTATGTGACCATGGGTATCTTTGCAGCGAACGAGCAGGGCATTCAGGGCGCATTGTTCCAGATGCTCTCGCACGGTCTTGTTTCCGCCGCGCTGTTCCTTTGTGTTGGTGTTGTCTATGACCGCACCCATACCCGCGAAATCTCCGCCTATGGCGGCCTTGTGAACAACATGCCGAAATATGCGGTGGTGTTCCTGATCCTGACCATGGCCAATGTCGGCCTGCCGGGAACCTCGGGCTTCATCGGTGAATTCCTGACGCTGCTTGGTGTCTTCCGGGTCAACACATGGGTTGCACTGTTTGCAACGACAGGTGTGATTTTCTCGGCGGCCTATGCGCTGTGGCTCTATCGCCGCGTGGTGTTCGGTTCGCTCGACAAGGAAAGCCTGAAGTCACTCCTGGATATGTCGCCGCGCGAAAAGCTGGTTGTCTATCCGCTGGTGATCCTCACCATCTTCTACGGTGTTTATCCGATGCCCGTTTTCGACGCGACGGCAAGCTCGGTTCATGCCCTTATCAATCAATACAATAACGCGCTGTCCGCAGCCGCCACACTGGCGCTGAAATAG
- the nuoK gene encoding NADH-quinone oxidoreductase subunit NuoK — protein sequence MVIGIAHYLTVSALLFTMGIFGIFLNRKNVIVILMSVELILLAVNLNFVAFSAALGDLVGQVFALFVLTVAAAEAAIGLAILVVFYRNRGSIAVEDVNMMKG from the coding sequence ATGGTAATCGGTATCGCACATTATCTGACAGTTTCCGCGCTGCTGTTCACGATGGGGATCTTCGGTATCTTCCTCAATCGTAAGAACGTGATCGTCATCCTGATGTCGGTCGAATTGATCCTGCTCGCCGTCAACCTGAACTTTGTGGCGTTCTCCGCCGCTCTGGGGGATCTGGTTGGACAGGTTTTTGCATTGTTTGTCTTGACCGTTGCTGCCGCTGAGGCCGCCATCGGACTTGCTATTCTCGTCGTGTTCTATCGCAATCGTGGGTCGATTGCCGTGGAAGACGTCAACATGATGAAAGGTTGA
- a CDS encoding pentapeptide repeat-containing protein, which yields MEIHSKRDVLDVRECVITNSIFDDVNLSNTGFNNVNLSCVRIGNTNLSNSKVEDVNLSNTLFTNVNMSNVKIENAMLAGMTINGVPLKDLFEAYEAATRAGEE from the coding sequence ATGGAGATACATTCCAAGCGCGATGTTCTTGATGTGCGCGAGTGCGTGATTACCAATTCCATCTTTGACGACGTCAATCTGTCGAACACCGGATTTAACAACGTCAACCTGTCTTGTGTGCGGATCGGTAATACGAACCTCAGCAATTCAAAAGTTGAAGATGTGAACCTTTCCAATACCTTGTTCACAAATGTTAATATGAGCAATGTTAAGATCGAAAACGCCATGCTCGCAGGAATGACGATCAATGGCGTTCCCCTGAAAGATCTGTTTGAAGCTTATGAAGCGGCAACCCGTGCCGGAGAAGAATAA
- the nuoI gene encoding NADH-quinone oxidoreductase subunit NuoI encodes MAQLAQAAKSLLLAEFVGAFFLSMRQFFAPKATLNYPYEKGPLSPRFRGEHALRRYPNGEERCIACKLCEAICPAQAITIEAGPRRNDGTRRTVRYDIDMVKCIYCGFCQEACPVDAIVEGPNFEFATETREELYYDKDRLLANGDRWERELARNIAMDAPYR; translated from the coding sequence ATGGCACAACTCGCACAAGCTGCTAAATCGCTCCTGCTGGCGGAGTTCGTCGGGGCATTCTTCCTGTCGATGCGGCAGTTCTTCGCGCCGAAGGCAACGTTGAACTACCCTTATGAAAAGGGACCGCTGAGCCCGCGTTTCCGTGGTGAACATGCGCTGCGCCGTTATCCCAACGGCGAAGAACGCTGCATTGCCTGCAAGCTCTGCGAAGCGATCTGCCCGGCACAGGCCATCACCATCGAAGCTGGCCCGCGCCGCAATGACGGAACGCGCCGCACGGTGCGTTATGACATTGACATGGTGAAGTGCATCTATTGCGGCTTCTGTCAGGAAGCCTGCCCGGTTGATGCCATCGTCGAAGGTCCGAATTTCGAGTTCGCCACGGAAACCCGTGAAGAGCTTTATTATGACAAGGACCGGCTGCTCGCCAATGGCGATCGCTGGGAACGCGAACTGGCCCGGAACATCGCAATGGATGCGCCGTACCGGTAA
- a CDS encoding NADH-quinone oxidoreductase subunit J: MLTGIAAAFFYLFAFITVASAFMVIAARNPVHSVLFLILAFFNAAGLFLLTGAEFLAMILLVVYVGAVAVLFLFVVMMLDVDFTEMKRGALQYAPIGALVGMILAVELIVVLGGSIFAPSIGRVVVQPTPDVATRTNTAALGDILYTDYIYYFQIAGLVLLVAMIGAIVLTLRHKEGVKRQNISQQVARTPETAIEVKQVETGKGI; the protein is encoded by the coding sequence ATGCTGACAGGTATTGCGGCGGCGTTTTTTTATCTCTTCGCCTTCATCACCGTCGCCAGTGCGTTCATGGTGATTGCGGCGCGTAATCCCGTGCATTCCGTGCTGTTTCTCATCCTCGCCTTCTTCAACGCGGCGGGGCTCTTCCTGCTGACCGGTGCTGAATTCCTGGCGATGATCCTTCTTGTGGTCTATGTCGGCGCGGTTGCCGTTCTCTTCCTCTTCGTCGTGATGATGCTGGATGTGGACTTTACCGAGATGAAGCGCGGCGCGCTGCAATATGCGCCCATCGGCGCACTTGTCGGCATGATCCTGGCGGTAGAACTGATCGTTGTTCTGGGAGGATCAATCTTCGCGCCAAGCATTGGACGGGTTGTCGTTCAGCCAACGCCTGATGTGGCGACGCGCACCAACACGGCCGCGCTCGGCGACATCCTCTATACGGATTACATCTATTACTTCCAGATTGCCGGTCTCGTGCTTCTGGTCGCCATGATCGGCGCGATTGTGCTGACGCTTCGCCACAAGGAAGGCGTGAAGCGCCAGAACATCTCGCAGCAGGTCGCACGCACGCCCGAGACGGCCATTGAGGTCAAACAGGTCGAAACGGGCAAGGGTATTTGA
- the nuoH gene encoding NADH-quinone oxidoreductase subunit NuoH: MEEIFATYILPLLIILGKSVLMLVVMLLIIAYLLYADRKIWAAVQLRRGPNVVGPFGLLQSFADLLKFVVKEPIIPSGANKGIFLLAPLVSSVLAMAAWAVIPVNEGWAIANVNVGILYVLAISSLEVYGVIMAGWASNSKYPFLGALRSAAQMVSYEVSIGFVIVTVLLCVGSLNLTDIVLSQKTGLGTMVGLPNTFLDWHWLGLFPMFVIFFISALAETNRPPFDLVEAESELVAGHMIEYSSTAFLLFFLGEYVAITLMCALTTILFLGGWLPPVDVWFLNWIPGIIWFMLKLFFVFFMIAMVKAFVPRYRYDQLMRLGWKVFLPISLFMVIATAAFLKITGLTP, encoded by the coding sequence ATGGAAGAAATTTTCGCAACCTACATCCTGCCGCTGCTGATTATCCTTGGAAAATCAGTGCTGATGCTCGTGGTGATGCTGCTGATCATCGCTTACCTGCTTTACGCGGATCGCAAGATCTGGGCGGCCGTTCAGTTGCGCCGTGGTCCGAACGTGGTTGGCCCGTTCGGCCTGTTGCAGTCCTTTGCCGATCTTTTGAAGTTCGTGGTCAAGGAACCGATCATTCCATCCGGCGCCAATAAGGGTATTTTCCTGTTGGCACCGCTGGTTTCCTCGGTGCTTGCCATGGCTGCATGGGCGGTTATCCCTGTCAATGAAGGCTGGGCGATTGCCAACGTCAATGTCGGCATTCTCTATGTGCTCGCCATTTCATCGCTCGAAGTCTACGGCGTCATCATGGCCGGCTGGGCATCGAACTCAAAATATCCGTTCCTCGGTGCGCTTCGCTCCGCCGCGCAGATGGTTTCCTATGAAGTTTCCATCGGTTTCGTCATTGTCACCGTTCTGCTCTGCGTCGGTTCGCTGAACCTCACGGATATCGTCCTGTCGCAGAAAACGGGCCTTGGCACGATGGTCGGCCTGCCAAACACATTCCTTGACTGGCATTGGCTTGGCCTGTTCCCAATGTTCGTCATTTTCTTCATCTCGGCGCTTGCCGAAACCAACCGCCCGCCTTTCGATCTGGTCGAAGCGGAATCGGAACTCGTTGCCGGTCACATGATCGAGTATTCGTCGACCGCGTTCCTGCTGTTCTTCCTTGGTGAATATGTCGCCATCACGCTGATGTGCGCGCTGACGACGATCCTGTTCCTCGGCGGCTGGTTGCCTCCGGTTGATGTATGGTTCCTGAACTGGATACCCGGCATCATCTGGTTCATGCTCAAGCTCTTCTTCGTCTTCTTCATGATCGCCATGGTGAAGGCATTCGTTCCGCGCTACCGCTATGATCAATTGATGCGTCTGGGTTGGAAAGTGTTCCTGCCGATCTCGCTCTTCATGGTCATCGCAACCGCGGCCTTTCTTAAAATCACCGGCCTGACACCGTAA
- the nuoF gene encoding NADH-quinone oxidoreductase subunit NuoF, with the protein MLADKDRIFTNIYGLFDKSLKGAMSRGQWDGTAGIIAKGRDWIINEMKASGLRGRGGAGFPTGLKWSFMPKESDGRPHYLVINADESEPGTCKDRDIMRNDPHTLIEGCLIAGFAMGANTCYIYVRGEYIREREALQAAIDECYDAKLLGKNNKNGWDYDIYVHHGAGAYICGEETALLESLEGKKGQPRLKPPFPANMGLYGCPTTVNNVESVAVAPTILRRGAAWFSGIGRPNNVGTKLFMISGHVNRPCTVEEAMGITFRELVDKHAGGIRGGWDNLLAVIPGGASCPVVPAADIIDCPMDFDGLRNVKSSFGTAAAIVMDKSTDIVRAIARLSYFFKHESCGQCTPCREGTGWMWRVMERMAVGNAQKREIDMLLDVTKQIEGHTICALGDAAAWPVQGLIRHFRPEIERRIDEFTRNASSASPVLVAAE; encoded by the coding sequence ATGCTCGCTGACAAAGACCGCATCTTCACCAATATTTACGGCCTTTTCGACAAATCGTTGAAGGGTGCGATGTCACGCGGCCAATGGGATGGCACAGCGGGGATCATCGCCAAGGGCCGTGACTGGATCATCAATGAGATGAAAGCCTCTGGCCTGCGTGGCCGTGGTGGTGCCGGCTTCCCCACGGGTTTGAAGTGGTCCTTCATGCCCAAGGAAAGCGATGGTCGCCCGCATTATCTCGTCATCAATGCTGACGAATCCGAGCCGGGCACCTGTAAAGACCGCGATATCATGCGCAATGATCCGCATACGCTGATCGAAGGCTGCCTGATTGCCGGTTTCGCCATGGGTGCCAATACCTGCTACATCTATGTTCGCGGTGAATATATCCGTGAGCGTGAAGCGCTGCAGGCGGCCATTGACGAGTGCTATGATGCCAAGTTGCTTGGCAAGAACAACAAAAACGGCTGGGACTACGACATTTATGTCCATCACGGCGCTGGCGCTTACATCTGCGGTGAAGAAACCGCATTGCTGGAAAGCCTTGAAGGCAAAAAAGGCCAGCCGCGTCTGAAGCCGCCATTCCCGGCCAATATGGGTCTTTATGGTTGCCCGACAACGGTCAACAATGTTGAATCCGTTGCCGTTGCTCCAACCATCCTGCGCCGTGGTGCGGCATGGTTCTCCGGCATTGGCCGCCCCAATAATGTCGGCACCAAGCTGTTCATGATCTCCGGCCACGTCAATCGTCCCTGCACGGTTGAAGAAGCCATGGGCATCACCTTCCGCGAACTGGTTGATAAGCATGCGGGCGGTATCCGCGGCGGTTGGGACAATCTGCTGGCGGTTATTCCCGGCGGTGCATCCTGCCCGGTTGTTCCGGCTGCTGATATCATCGATTGCCCGATGGATTTCGATGGCCTGCGCAACGTCAAGTCGTCTTTCGGTACGGCTGCGGCGATTGTGATGGACAAATCCACGGACATCGTTCGCGCCATTGCACGCCTGTCCTACTTCTTCAAGCATGAGAGCTGCGGCCAGTGTACGCCATGCCGTGAAGGCACAGGCTGGATGTGGCGCGTCATGGAACGTATGGCAGTCGGCAATGCGCAGAAGCGTGAAATCGACATGCTGCTCGACGTGACCAAGCAGATCGAAGGCCACACCATCTGCGCGCTTGGCGACGCGGCTGCCTGGCCGGTGCAGGGTCTGATCCGGCACTTCCGTCCTGAGATCGAGCGCCGCATTGATGAGTTCACACGCAATGCTTCTTCGGCAAGCCCCGTGCTTGTTGCAGCAGAGTAG
- the nuoG gene encoding NADH-quinone oxidoreductase subunit NuoG, with the protein MAKIKVDGREIEVPDHYTLLQAAETAGAEVPRFCFHERLSIAGNCRMCLIEVKGGPPKPAASCAMGVRDLRPGPNGETPEIFTNTPMVKKAREGVMEFLLINHPLDCPICDQGGECDLQDQAMVFGIGASRYKENKRAVEDKYIGPLVKTVMTRCIHCTRCVRFTTEVAGISELGLIGRGEDAEITTYLEQAMTSELQGNVIDLCPVGALTSKPYAFQARPWELTKTESIDVMDAVGSSIRVDTRGREVMRVLPRVNEAVNEEWISDKTRFIWDGLRTQRLDRPYVRKDGRLVPASWPEAFDAIKAAVAKTTGDKIGAIAGDLATVEEMYALKQLVTSLGSANIDGRQDGTVLNTANGRASYIFNPSIDGIEDADAVLIIGSNPRFEASLLNARLRKRWRAAGIPIALIGEQADLRFNYEYLGAGADTLAELANGSLKFHAVLKKAKKPIIIIGQGALSRADGNAVLALAAKIAADTGALADDWNGFGVIHTAASRVGALDIGFVPGEGGKSVGEMKDALDVLFLLGADELNWSDKGRAFTVYIGTHGDQGAHNADVILPGATYTEKSGTYVNTEGRVQMTSRAAFAPGNAKEDWAILRALSDVLGKKLPFDSLAALRAKLYAEYPHLAVIDAIKAGDAADITKLANASGSVEKTAFVSPVQDFYLTNPIARASAVMAECSALAKGGFKQAAE; encoded by the coding sequence ATGGCAAAGATCAAAGTCGACGGTAGGGAAATCGAAGTACCGGATCACTACACGCTTCTGCAGGCTGCGGAAACGGCGGGTGCCGAGGTGCCGCGTTTCTGTTTCCATGAGCGTTTGTCGATCGCCGGCAATTGCCGCATGTGCCTGATCGAAGTGAAGGGCGGACCACCCAAGCCTGCCGCTTCCTGCGCCATGGGCGTGCGCGATCTGCGTCCGGGCCCGAACGGCGAAACACCAGAGATTTTCACCAATACGCCGATGGTCAAGAAGGCCCGTGAAGGCGTGATGGAATTTCTGCTGATCAACCACCCGCTGGATTGCCCGATCTGTGATCAGGGCGGCGAGTGCGATCTGCAGGATCAGGCCATGGTGTTTGGTATCGGTGCATCGCGCTACAAGGAAAACAAGCGCGCCGTTGAAGACAAGTACATCGGACCGCTCGTCAAGACGGTGATGACCCGCTGCATTCACTGCACGCGCTGCGTCCGCTTTACGACGGAAGTGGCCGGTATTTCCGAGCTTGGCCTGATCGGTCGCGGCGAAGATGCCGAAATCACCACCTATCTCGAACAGGCGATGACATCGGAATTGCAGGGCAATGTGATTGACCTTTGCCCAGTCGGCGCACTGACATCCAAGCCTTACGCATTTCAGGCCCGTCCGTGGGAATTGACCAAGACCGAATCTATCGATGTGATGGATGCTGTCGGCTCATCGATCCGCGTTGATACCCGTGGCCGCGAAGTGATGCGCGTTCTTCCGCGCGTCAACGAAGCCGTCAACGAGGAATGGATTTCCGACAAGACCCGCTTCATCTGGGATGGTCTGCGCACGCAGCGCCTTGACCGCCCCTATGTTCGCAAGGATGGCCGTCTTGTTCCGGCAAGCTGGCCGGAGGCTTTCGATGCAATCAAGGCTGCCGTTGCCAAGACGACAGGCGACAAGATCGGCGCGATTGCCGGTGATCTTGCCACCGTTGAGGAAATGTATGCGCTGAAACAGCTTGTTACCTCGCTTGGCTCTGCCAATATTGACGGGCGTCAGGACGGAACGGTTCTGAACACTGCCAATGGCCGCGCGTCTTACATCTTCAATCCAAGCATTGACGGTATCGAAGATGCCGACGCTGTTTTGATCATTGGTTCCAATCCGCGCTTTGAAGCTTCGCTGCTCAATGCCCGTCTGCGCAAGCGCTGGCGCGCTGCCGGTATCCCGATTGCACTGATCGGCGAACAGGCTGACCTGCGCTTCAACTACGAATATCTCGGTGCCGGTGCCGATACATTAGCGGAACTTGCCAATGGTTCGCTGAAATTCCATGCGGTGCTGAAGAAGGCCAAGAAACCGATCATTATCATCGGGCAGGGCGCTCTCAGCCGTGCGGATGGCAATGCGGTTCTGGCTCTTGCTGCCAAGATTGCTGCGGACACCGGCGCACTTGCCGATGACTGGAATGGTTTCGGCGTTATTCACACCGCTGCAAGCCGCGTTGGTGCGCTCGATATCGGTTTCGTACCGGGCGAGGGTGGCAAATCGGTTGGCGAAATGAAGGACGCGCTCGATGTGCTGTTCCTGCTCGGCGCCGATGAGCTGAACTGGTCTGACAAGGGCCGAGCCTTCACCGTCTATATCGGTACCCACGGCGATCAGGGCGCGCACAATGCGGACGTTATCCTGCCGGGTGCGACCTATACGGAGAAATCCGGCACTTACGTCAACACCGAAGGTCGTGTGCAGATGACCAGCCGCGCTGCCTTTGCGCCCGGCAATGCCAAGGAAGATTGGGCGATCCTGCGCGCTCTGTCCGATGTTCTTGGCAAGAAACTGCCTTTCGACTCGCTGGCCGCTTTGCGCGCCAAGCTTTATGCAGAATACCCGCATTTGGCTGTCATCGACGCCATCAAGGCCGGTGACGCTGCCGACATCACGAAACTGGCCAACGCATCGGGCTCCGTTGAAAAGACGGCCTTCGTATCGCCAGTGCAAGACTTCTACTTGACCAACCCGATCGCCCGCGCTTCCGCCGTCATGGCTGAATGTTCCGCGCTGGCCAAGGGCGGCTTCAAGCAGGCGGCCGAGTAG